In bacterium, a single genomic region encodes these proteins:
- a CDS encoding UbiX family flavin prenyltransferase — protein MKAWGSGRLIIGISGASGAVYGVELLRALRDKGVETHLVITDAAKKTISLETHCSIQEVESLATVVYDWRDHAAPIASGSFITEGMAVVPCSMKSLSAIVNSYNDNLLVRAADVCLKERRRLVLAVRETPLHLGHLRLMCQAAELGAVILPPIPGFYHKPSTMEQLILHVVGKILDQFQIPNELFPRWSGG, from the coding sequence ATGAAAGCATGGGGATCAGGACGTCTGATAATAGGTATCAGCGGCGCAAGCGGTGCAGTTTATGGGGTGGAGTTGCTCAGGGCATTGAGGGACAAGGGGGTTGAGACTCACCTTGTGATCACGGATGCTGCAAAGAAAACCATCTCACTGGAAACCCATTGCTCCATCCAGGAAGTGGAGAGTCTGGCCACGGTGGTTTATGACTGGAGGGACCATGCAGCCCCCATAGCCAGCGGCTCCTTCATAACAGAGGGGATGGCTGTTGTACCGTGTAGCATGAAGAGCCTTTCGGCCATAGTAAACTCCTACAACGATAACCTGCTGGTGCGTGCTGCGGATGTATGCCTTAAGGAACGAAGAAGACTGGTTCTGGCAGTAAGGGAGACTCCCTTACATCTTGGCCACCTGAGGCTCATGTGTCAGGCTGCAGAGCTGGGAGCCGTCATACTACCACCCATCCCTGGCTTTTATCACAAGCCATCCACCATGGAGCAGCTAATCCTGCATGTGGTGGGAAAAATCCTGGATCAGTTCCAGATTCCCAACGAGTTATTCCCCAGGTGGTCAGGAGGCTGA
- a CDS encoding CBS domain-containing protein has product MIVRNWMRKDPVSIHSDALVSEAQELIQRHGLRYVPVVDNGVLRGVLRRRDLYEAATYVTSRQNVYELRYFNERLKVKDLMIRKPKAISADEPVEEAMRKGAELGISFFPVVEAGKLVGTVSYEEIFETFAQVLGVRQEWVGITLRDVPMGPSTLREISQIVEQTQAVLRSIFTLNQKEGTGVKVVLRVETQRPQELIQSLRQAGYRIMEIEQASCPEGEGV; this is encoded by the coding sequence ATGATTGTAAGAAACTGGATGCGGAAGGATCCTGTAAGTATTCATAGCGACGCCCTCGTGAGCGAGGCCCAGGAGCTCATACAACGCCATGGTTTGCGTTACGTGCCTGTAGTGGACAACGGTGTGCTGCGCGGTGTGCTTCGAAGAAGAGACCTGTACGAGGCCGCCACATACGTGACCTCCAGGCAGAATGTCTATGAGCTGCGCTATTTCAATGAGCGGCTCAAGGTAAAGGACCTGATGATAAGAAAGCCCAAGGCCATTTCCGCAGATGAGCCAGTGGAAGAAGCCATGAGAAAAGGTGCTGAGCTCGGGATAAGCTTTTTCCCCGTTGTGGAGGCAGGGAAGCTGGTGGGAACCGTCTCATACGAGGAGATATTCGAGACCTTTGCCCAGGTGCTGGGTGTGAGGCAAGAATGGGTGGGAATTACCTTAAGGGATGTACCAATGGGGCCTTCGACCCTTAGAGAAATCTCCCAGATAGTGGAGCAGACACAGGCGGTGTTGCGAAGCATCTTCACCCTGAATCAGAAAGAGGGGACGGGTGTCAAGGTGGTGCTCAGGGTGGAGACCCAAAGGCCACAAGAGCTGATCCAGAGCTTGAGACAGGCCGGGTACCGTATCATGGAAATAGAACAAGCAAGCTGCCCAGAGGGTGAGGGTGTCTGA
- a CDS encoding Tm-1-like ATP-binding domain-containing protein, producing MGSIALMGTLDSKGEEFSFLREAVLKRGIPVLTINIGTLGPPAFPPDLDLGLRGKLAREEAVERVLKAARAEVIGLQKRGEICGLISCGGGTGTHMATAVMRDLPVGFPKVMVSTVASRDLSEIVSTCDITMIHSVADLVGINSVTGKILDQAAAAICAMARARWEPPSRRGSIAMTNFGFVSEAAQRIRELLENKGYEVVVFHANGTGGRAMEEMAARGFFNAILDLALHELADDMFGGYCQGAGKARLCPGRGKALPRLIVPGGLDCAVLQFTKHSVPEAYRDRKLFFYDFRSAIGLEPQESARLGEDLAARIKNYPAPIRILVPALGWSEADGPGMPLHDPGSREALLSALEGALPPDFKIRRVEAHINQESFALEAVRLMEELLQEAGNDCKKLDAEGSCKYS from the coding sequence ATGGGCTCCATAGCACTCATGGGCACCCTGGATTCCAAAGGGGAGGAGTTTTCTTTTCTTAGAGAGGCGGTACTCAAACGTGGGATTCCGGTGTTGACAATAAACATAGGCACTCTGGGCCCCCCAGCCTTTCCTCCAGACCTGGACTTGGGCCTCAGGGGGAAGCTGGCCAGGGAAGAGGCAGTGGAGAGAGTGCTCAAGGCAGCAAGGGCAGAGGTAATAGGCCTCCAGAAAAGGGGAGAAATCTGTGGTTTGATATCCTGTGGAGGGGGCACAGGCACTCACATGGCAACGGCGGTCATGAGAGATCTGCCTGTGGGCTTTCCCAAGGTCATGGTCTCCACGGTGGCCTCCAGAGATCTCTCGGAGATAGTATCCACATGCGATATAACCATGATACACAGCGTGGCTGATCTGGTGGGGATCAATTCTGTTACGGGAAAGATCCTGGACCAGGCAGCTGCAGCCATCTGCGCCATGGCACGGGCCCGGTGGGAACCGCCTTCCAGGCGCGGCAGCATAGCCATGACCAATTTTGGTTTTGTGAGCGAGGCTGCTCAGCGCATCAGAGAGCTTCTGGAAAACAAAGGTTATGAGGTGGTGGTTTTTCACGCCAATGGCACAGGCGGCAGAGCCATGGAGGAAATGGCTGCCCGCGGTTTTTTCAATGCAATCCTGGATCTTGCCTTGCATGAATTGGCCGACGACATGTTTGGGGGGTATTGCCAGGGGGCGGGGAAAGCCAGGCTTTGTCCGGGCAGGGGCAAGGCGCTGCCCAGGCTAATAGTGCCTGGAGGTCTTGACTGTGCAGTGCTTCAGTTCACAAAGCACTCGGTGCCGGAGGCGTACAGGGACCGAAAGCTCTTTTTTTACGATTTCCGTTCGGCCATAGGCTTGGAGCCGCAGGAGTCGGCCAGGCTTGGGGAGGATCTGGCAGCGCGGATCAAGAATTACCCGGCACCCATCAGGATCTTGGTGCCGGCCCTGGGTTGGTCAGAGGCTGATGGGCCTGGGATGCCGCTTCATGATCCTGGTTCTCGAGAAGCGCTTTTGTCTGCCTTGGAAGGGGCCCTTCCCCCGGATTTCAAGATAAGGCGGGTGGAAGCCCACATAAACCAGGAGAGCTTTGCGCTGGAAGCGGTCAGGCTCATGGAAGAGCTTTTGCAGGAGGCTGGTAATGATTGTAAGAAACTGGATGCGGAAGGATCCTGTAAGTATTCATAG
- a CDS encoding phenylacetate--CoA ligase family protein, producing the protein MHPNASRMWNPLLETMPEERIRELQLRKFRRILSWAYNRSKFHRELYDNAGLKPEDIRTLEDAAKVPKVEKSMMRSIQSKEPYPYGDMLCVPLEEVTEFRQTSGTTGQPVYQPDTWEDWEWWSECWAYILYAQGYRSRDRVFIPFGYNVFVAFWAGHYGAEKLGCEVVPGGVLNTEARVLKMQELRATAMMGTPTYILSMADVARKKLGLDPPKDLWVRRITCAGEPGASVPATKHRIQEAWGAKVFDHVGATEIGAWSYECEEQPGGLHVNEAMFLVQIEDLDTGRLIQEPERPGKMVITAFDRLAQPCVRFDSKDIIMWSREPCRCGRSFRLIQGGVLGRADDITKVKGVLLAPTAIEDVVRSIPELGDEYEVVVSREKDTEKIALKVELQPWAQSRQQEVLSRLIQELRIKTNLGYEISFHPYGSLPRYEVKARRFKDLRKTHGGS; encoded by the coding sequence ATGCATCCCAATGCAAGTCGCATGTGGAATCCTCTCTTGGAGACCATGCCTGAGGAGAGGATCCGTGAGCTTCAGTTGAGGAAGTTCAGGAGGATTCTTTCTTGGGCCTACAACCGTTCCAAGTTCCACAGAGAACTCTACGACAATGCCGGCCTCAAGCCAGAGGATATCCGAACCCTGGAGGATGCTGCAAAGGTTCCAAAGGTGGAAAAATCCATGATGCGCTCCATTCAGAGCAAGGAGCCATATCCTTATGGAGACATGCTCTGTGTGCCCCTGGAGGAAGTGACCGAGTTTCGCCAGACAAGCGGCACAACTGGTCAGCCCGTATACCAGCCAGACACATGGGAGGACTGGGAATGGTGGTCCGAGTGTTGGGCTTACATACTGTATGCACAGGGTTACAGGAGTCGGGACAGGGTGTTTATACCCTTTGGTTACAACGTTTTTGTGGCTTTTTGGGCCGGTCATTACGGTGCGGAGAAATTGGGATGCGAGGTGGTGCCGGGAGGGGTTTTAAACACAGAGGCGAGGGTTCTCAAGATGCAGGAGCTTAGGGCCACAGCCATGATGGGAACTCCCACCTATATCCTGTCCATGGCTGATGTGGCAAGGAAAAAGCTGGGCCTGGATCCTCCTAAAGACCTCTGGGTCAGAAGAATAACCTGTGCCGGGGAGCCCGGGGCAAGTGTGCCTGCCACCAAGCACAGAATCCAAGAGGCCTGGGGAGCTAAGGTCTTTGACCATGTGGGAGCTACTGAGATAGGAGCCTGGAGTTACGAGTGTGAGGAGCAGCCAGGGGGGCTTCACGTCAACGAGGCCATGTTCCTGGTCCAGATCGAAGATCTGGACACAGGCAGGCTGATCCAAGAGCCTGAAAGACCCGGCAAGATGGTGATCACTGCCTTTGATCGCCTGGCCCAACCCTGTGTGAGGTTTGACTCCAAAGACATCATCATGTGGTCCCGAGAGCCTTGCAGATGCGGCAGGAGCTTCAGGTTGATACAGGGAGGCGTTTTGGGAAGGGCGGATGACATAACCAAGGTGAAGGGAGTCTTGTTGGCTCCCACGGCCATAGAAGACGTGGTAAGGTCCATCCCCGAGCTGGGGGATGAATATGAGGTGGTGGTCAGCAGGGAGAAGGACACCGAAAAGATCGCTCTGAAAGTGGAACTGCAGCCCTGGGCCCAATCACGCCAGCAGGAAGTGCTCTCCAGGCTCATACAGGAATTGAGGATCAAGACCAATCTGGGCTACGAGATCAGTTTCCACCCTTATGGATCTCTGCCGCGTTACGAAGTGAAAGCAAGACGTTTCAAGGACCTGCGTAAGACCCATGGAGGATCTTGA
- a CDS encoding Tm-1-like ATP-binding domain-containing protein: MAVAIVGMLDERQEALSFLCQRIRSKGMEALLIDTSLGIGGISPREAPDVSSGELARLGGIQSGSIRELAVSNREKATSLMSQGLTEKILEFQLSHRIRGVVAVGGMTTSTIALPALRALPFGFPKLLVSSAAAMPAYAGKFSQFLGLRDITVMHTVVDTVGMNPLVRTLMNNACGAICGMVENWLPVAGEKRPSVALTELGFCDKGAQQVRQMMEELGYNVISFHATGMGDRAAEDLVGQGLFQAFVDLVPAGLSEHLLGGNRDAGPSRLLGAVRSKTPYILTPCGFDMLSCGPIERKEKGDPLWIDRGLAQRKLLVQDHMRVQARTTAQEVEMVAKEVAHRLNQHPRKELVFFVVPVRGFSSLSVEGGPLHDPEVDSHFLQVLKGSLDPAITVREVDAHINEPAFARAVVEALVEALGRVQD, from the coding sequence GTGGCAGTAGCAATCGTGGGAATGCTGGATGAAAGGCAGGAGGCCCTAAGCTTCCTCTGCCAGAGGATACGAAGCAAGGGTATGGAGGCTCTGCTCATTGATACCAGCCTGGGAATCGGGGGGATTTCCCCCCGAGAGGCCCCAGATGTGAGCAGTGGGGAGCTTGCCCGATTGGGAGGAATTCAAAGCGGTTCCATAAGAGAACTGGCGGTGAGCAACAGGGAGAAGGCCACCAGCCTGATGTCCCAGGGCTTGACCGAGAAAATATTGGAGTTTCAGCTGTCCCATCGCATAAGGGGGGTGGTGGCCGTTGGGGGAATGACCACCAGCACCATTGCCCTGCCTGCTCTGAGAGCTCTTCCCTTCGGGTTCCCCAAGCTGCTTGTCTCCAGTGCCGCGGCCATGCCTGCCTATGCCGGAAAATTTTCCCAGTTCCTGGGGCTGAGGGATATAACGGTCATGCACACCGTGGTGGATACGGTGGGTATGAACCCTTTGGTGCGGACTCTCATGAACAACGCCTGTGGAGCCATCTGCGGAATGGTGGAGAACTGGCTTCCTGTGGCCGGGGAGAAACGTCCCTCTGTGGCTTTGACCGAGCTGGGCTTTTGTGACAAGGGCGCCCAGCAAGTGCGGCAAATGATGGAGGAGCTAGGCTACAATGTCATCTCCTTTCACGCTACGGGCATGGGGGACCGGGCTGCCGAAGACTTGGTGGGCCAAGGTCTCTTCCAAGCATTTGTGGACCTGGTGCCAGCGGGTTTAAGCGAGCACCTCCTGGGGGGGAACAGGGATGCAGGGCCATCAAGATTGCTTGGGGCTGTTAGGAGCAAAACTCCTTATATCTTGACGCCTTGCGGGTTCGACATGTTAAGCTGTGGACCCATTGAACGCAAAGAAAAAGGTGACCCTCTTTGGATTGATCGAGGTCTTGCCCAAAGAAAGCTTCTGGTACAGGATCACATGAGGGTCCAGGCCAGGACCACCGCCCAGGAAGTGGAAATGGTGGCCAAGGAGGTGGCTCACAGGCTGAATCAGCATCCCAGGAAGGAGCTGGTATTCTTTGTGGTGCCTGTCAGAGGCTTTTCTTCTCTGAGCGTGGAGGGAGGGCCCCTTCATGACCCTGAGGTGGACAGCCATTTCCTCCAAGTGTTGAAGGGATCCTTGGATCCGGCCATTACCGTTAGGGAGGTGGATGCCCATATAAACGAGCCTGCCTTTGCCAGGGCCGTGGTGGAAGCTCTGGTAGAGGCCTTGGGAAGGGTCCAAGATTAG
- the ppcB gene encoding phenylphosphate carboxylase subunit beta, translating to MDLREWIGLAESKGELKRIKAEVDWNLELSHIAKLNEEKAGPALLFEKVKGYDTPVLTSVCTTTRRLALIVGAPLDSTLVDLMRLWVEKNQQKIPPKWVETGPCKENIMRGEEVDLYRFPVPKFYPRDGGRFFGTAVFVLSRDPETGWVNLGTYRLQLLGNNLLGTQFIKGKHADIMLKKYQALGKPMPVAAVVGCDPLLFLMGAARVSAFVSEYDLAGSIRGCPIEVVKAETNDLPVPATAEIVVEGIVDPNKTMPEGPFGEYTGYYSGVGTDERNYIEVKCVTFRNNPIFWGTTVGRAVTDTHMTMALTYGATLWQQLVDMRIPGLKAVYCPPEGSGRMLAIISIKQMYPGHANQVLTAAISTEMGAYGLKTVIVVDEDIDPWDLPRVLYALSFRAQPNRCEIIRRGRSTPLDPSLPIDSRDITGRLLIDATIPYEWKDKPIPIELDKDVVKRVKERWGELGL from the coding sequence ATGGATCTTAGAGAATGGATTGGATTGGCGGAGAGCAAAGGGGAGCTCAAAAGGATCAAGGCGGAGGTGGATTGGAATCTGGAGCTTTCCCACATAGCCAAGTTGAACGAGGAGAAGGCTGGCCCTGCTCTTCTTTTCGAGAAGGTCAAGGGCTATGACACACCGGTTCTCACCAGTGTCTGCACTACTACCAGAAGACTGGCTCTCATAGTGGGAGCCCCCTTGGATTCAACTCTGGTGGATCTGATGCGGCTGTGGGTGGAGAAAAATCAGCAGAAGATCCCTCCCAAGTGGGTGGAGACAGGACCATGCAAGGAAAACATCATGCGGGGAGAAGAAGTTGATCTTTACAGGTTCCCTGTGCCCAAGTTCTATCCCAGAGACGGTGGGCGTTTCTTTGGCACGGCTGTCTTCGTGCTGAGCCGCGATCCAGAGACAGGGTGGGTCAATCTTGGCACATACAGGCTTCAACTCTTGGGCAACAACCTCCTGGGCACACAGTTCATAAAAGGAAAACATGCCGACATAATGCTCAAGAAGTACCAAGCGCTTGGGAAGCCCATGCCCGTAGCGGCTGTAGTGGGATGCGACCCCTTGCTGTTTCTCATGGGGGCTGCCAGGGTTTCTGCCTTCGTAAGCGAGTATGATCTGGCTGGCTCCATTCGAGGATGTCCCATAGAGGTGGTGAAAGCTGAGACCAACGATCTGCCGGTGCCAGCCACCGCCGAGATAGTTGTGGAAGGCATCGTGGATCCCAACAAGACCATGCCCGAGGGGCCTTTTGGAGAGTACACCGGCTATTACTCGGGAGTGGGAACAGATGAGCGCAACTACATTGAGGTGAAATGTGTAACTTTCAGGAATAATCCAATATTTTGGGGCACCACCGTGGGAAGGGCTGTCACCGATACCCACATGACCATGGCCTTGACCTATGGGGCCACCCTGTGGCAGCAGCTGGTGGATATGCGCATTCCAGGGCTGAAGGCCGTTTACTGCCCTCCGGAAGGCTCAGGCAGGATGTTGGCAATCATCTCCATCAAGCAGATGTATCCGGGTCATGCCAATCAGGTTCTAACTGCGGCCATTTCAACTGAAATGGGAGCCTACGGGCTCAAGACAGTAATAGTCGTGGATGAAGACATAGACCCATGGGATCTGCCAAGAGTCCTTTATGCTCTTTCTTTCAGGGCGCAGCCCAACAGGTGCGAAATCATAAGAAGGGGCAGATCCACCCCTCTGGATCCATCCTTGCCCATAGATTCCAGAGACATAACGGGAAGGCTTCTCATAGATGCCACAATTCCATATGAGTGGAAAGACAAGCCCATACCCATAGAGCTGGACAAGGATGTGGTCAAGAGGGTTAAGGAACGCTGGGGTGAATTGGGCTTGTGA
- a CDS encoding PEP/pyruvate-binding domain-containing protein, whose amino-acid sequence MSRIVWLDQLGKEHVVLVGGKNASLGELMRAGIPVPPGFALTTHAYQEFVTASGLQGKINQILNDMDQKDPASMEKASLEIRALMEGAPISMEVEDDIGEAYRRLSRMCQVPALPVAVRSSATAEDLSDASFAGQQDTFLWIRGMDDLLLHVKRCWSSLFSARAIGYRVRMGFSHEGVSISVGIQKMVNSWNAGVMFTLDPATGDLSRIVIDANWGFGESVVSGECTPDQFVVDKVSMQIISRTISRKHCYFTTDPETQSVIKVPIPEERQENQCMLDEDVVNLAQIGKAVEAHYGRPMDIEWAIDKDLMAPGNVLILQSRPETVWSQRKTGPLLGKKSGLDLLMERAMKPFRVGD is encoded by the coding sequence ATGAGTCGGATAGTCTGGTTGGATCAGCTGGGCAAAGAACACGTGGTTCTGGTAGGGGGCAAGAATGCCAGCCTTGGGGAGCTCATGAGGGCTGGCATTCCAGTGCCACCGGGTTTTGCCCTGACCACTCATGCATATCAGGAGTTTGTGACAGCATCAGGCCTTCAGGGTAAGATCAACCAAATCCTGAATGATATGGACCAAAAGGATCCTGCTTCCATGGAGAAGGCCAGCCTCGAGATAAGGGCTCTCATGGAAGGTGCTCCCATTTCCATGGAAGTGGAAGACGACATAGGTGAGGCCTATAGGCGGCTTTCTCGCATGTGTCAGGTGCCTGCCTTGCCTGTGGCCGTCAGATCCAGCGCCACTGCAGAAGATCTCTCGGATGCCAGTTTCGCTGGCCAACAGGACACATTCCTTTGGATCCGGGGCATGGATGATCTGCTCTTACATGTAAAAAGGTGTTGGTCCAGTCTGTTTTCGGCCAGGGCAATAGGCTACAGAGTACGAATGGGTTTTTCCCATGAGGGTGTCTCCATATCCGTGGGTATTCAAAAGATGGTCAATTCCTGGAACGCTGGAGTCATGTTTACCTTGGATCCTGCCACAGGGGATCTCTCTCGCATAGTCATAGACGCCAACTGGGGCTTCGGGGAAAGTGTGGTAAGCGGGGAGTGTACCCCTGACCAATTCGTGGTGGACAAGGTAAGCATGCAGATCATAAGTAGAACCATATCCCGCAAACACTGCTACTTCACCACAGATCCGGAGACACAAAGCGTTATCAAGGTCCCAATTCCCGAGGAGAGACAGGAAAACCAGTGCATGCTGGACGAGGATGTGGTGAACCTGGCCCAAATCGGCAAAGCAGTGGAAGCCCATTATGGCAGACCCATGGACATCGAATGGGCCATAGACAAGGATCTGATGGCTCCAGGCAATGTCTTGATCCTGCAAAGCAGGCCCGAGACCGTATGGAGCCAGCGCAAGACAGGCCCTTTGCTGGGAAAGAAAAGTGGCTTGGACCTGCTCATGGAAAGGGCAATGAAGCCCTTCAGGGTGGGAGATTGA
- a CDS encoding PEP-utilizing enzyme encodes MARTGFPRPSEMEYPPELQGWEEMYPPYYLFSPERAQWEDRQFWYHDKIHAPDPMYPWDLIFHEAWQISLSQYNTRVFCIPPAQGVAQRMVGCYMFICAVEPPPPELIQKKAEFFQKRVFYVFEHFDELYQEWLKKFRALGDSLEELSIPKELPGFEPDEVVFPAPRGYFTSFEIMDAYDRLVNAVIKGWQYHFEYLNLSYLGYLMFADTCRKLFPGISESTIGKLVAGAVVTMYRPEEELCKLARLASTMPSVKAVLGNDDPPAAKLQALSKTMEGREWLRHLEEVKRPWFYASCGSGWFHYEGSWINRMEVPFSYLRSYVERLDRGERIERYLEEIEKERERMAEEYRKLIPNEDDRKAFEDAYRTCRTIYRYAEDHLFWVEHWFHTIVFEKMWQLADLLKRYGMLEEADDLFLFNRFEVPMIIEDMVTAYALGEGVPARAAFWKQKASKRRAILKAARSWSPPPALGTVPEEIAEPFTVMLWGVTSEKVDEWLKAGTVSPEEVTEVKGFASSAGTVEGKARVIKLLEEITSIEPGEILVCPTTNPSWAPVFTKIKAVVTDIGGLTSHAAIVCREYGLPAVTGVGIATGVIKTGDLIRVNGDKGVVTLLERA; translated from the coding sequence ATGGCTAGAACAGGTTTCCCGAGGCCCTCAGAGATGGAATATCCCCCTGAACTGCAAGGATGGGAGGAGATGTACCCGCCTTACTATCTTTTCAGCCCTGAGCGGGCTCAGTGGGAAGACAGGCAGTTTTGGTACCATGATAAGATCCATGCCCCGGATCCCATGTACCCATGGGATCTCATATTCCATGAGGCTTGGCAGATCTCCCTTTCCCAATACAACACAAGGGTTTTTTGTATTCCTCCGGCTCAAGGTGTGGCCCAGCGCATGGTGGGCTGTTACATGTTCATCTGCGCGGTGGAGCCGCCACCGCCAGAGCTCATCCAGAAAAAAGCCGAGTTTTTCCAAAAGAGGGTCTTCTATGTTTTCGAGCATTTCGACGAACTCTACCAAGAGTGGCTAAAGAAGTTCAGGGCACTTGGAGACTCCCTGGAGGAGTTATCCATCCCCAAGGAGCTACCGGGTTTCGAACCCGATGAGGTGGTTTTCCCGGCTCCCCGAGGGTATTTCACCTCCTTCGAAATCATGGATGCCTATGATCGGCTGGTCAATGCGGTGATAAAGGGCTGGCAATACCACTTTGAGTACTTGAACCTCTCATATTTGGGGTATCTCATGTTTGCCGATACCTGCAGAAAGCTCTTCCCAGGGATCAGTGAAAGCACCATAGGCAAGCTGGTGGCCGGTGCAGTGGTGACCATGTACAGGCCAGAAGAAGAGCTGTGCAAGTTGGCCAGGCTGGCCTCCACCATGCCATCTGTCAAGGCGGTCCTGGGAAACGACGATCCCCCTGCAGCCAAGCTTCAGGCTCTGTCCAAGACTATGGAAGGCAGGGAATGGCTAAGGCACCTGGAAGAGGTAAAGAGGCCTTGGTTTTATGCCTCCTGCGGAAGCGGATGGTTCCATTATGAAGGAAGCTGGATAAATAGGATGGAGGTTCCCTTCAGCTACCTGCGCAGCTATGTGGAAAGGCTGGACAGGGGTGAACGCATAGAGCGGTATCTGGAAGAGATCGAAAAAGAAAGAGAAAGAATGGCCGAGGAGTACAGGAAACTGATCCCCAATGAAGATGATCGCAAGGCCTTTGAGGATGCCTATCGCACCTGCCGAACCATATACCGCTATGCAGAAGATCATCTTTTTTGGGTAGAGCATTGGTTCCATACCATAGTCTTCGAGAAAATGTGGCAGTTGGCAGATCTTCTCAAGCGTTATGGCATGCTGGAAGAGGCGGATGACCTGTTCCTCTTCAACCGCTTCGAGGTTCCCATGATCATAGAGGACATGGTCACGGCCTATGCCCTTGGAGAGGGCGTGCCAGCAAGAGCTGCCTTCTGGAAGCAGAAGGCTTCCAAGAGAAGGGCCATCCTAAAGGCAGCCAGAAGCTGGAGCCCTCCTCCGGCCTTGGGAACGGTTCCTGAGGAGATAGCAGAGCCATTCACGGTCATGCTCTGGGGTGTCACCTCAGAGAAGGTGGACGAGTGGCTCAAGGCAGGCACCGTAAGCCCTGAGGAGGTCACTGAGGTAAAAGGCTTTGCTTCCTCTGCGGGTACGGTTGAAGGTAAGGCAAGGGTCATAAAATTGCTGGAGGAGATCACCTCCATAGAGCCCGGAGAGATCCTGGTATGTCCCACCACCAACCCCTCCTGGGCTCCGGTCTTTACAAAGATCAAGGCTGTGGTCACGGACATCGGAGGGCTTACCAGCCATGCAGCCATTGTCTGCAGGGAATATGGTCTTCCGGCCGTCACAGGAGTTGGCATAGCAACGGGGGTCATTAAGACCGGGGATCTGATTCGTGTCAACGGAGACAAAGGAGTAGTCACACTCTTGGAGCGGGCCTGA
- a CDS encoding LysR family transcriptional regulator, translating into MINFNQLRAFWEVARKNSFSKAAQSLFVTQPAVSSQVRSLEEATGLKLFRKRGRQVVLTESGAELFQYAHRLFELEREMEAVVAQMHKLERGVLKVCTTKTYARYLMPSIMTRFHAAHPGIKIVLEEGSSLEMCRSLLELRNELGVLAKVEETKRIQFIPFRNERIVLFTSPRHPFASREAIRFCDLEGQPVIMKEKGSGTHALVTQCFARHGMVPNVLVETSNVDFIKDMVSKGEGISFLVEQAVREDVRRGLVSTVILLDQDMELPVFIAIREADKLSPSAKAFLDILLYIREEKTSGNSTASSPEG; encoded by the coding sequence ATGATCAACTTCAATCAGCTAAGAGCCTTTTGGGAGGTGGCCAGAAAAAACAGCTTTTCCAAGGCTGCCCAATCCCTTTTTGTGACCCAACCGGCAGTCAGCTCTCAGGTACGCTCTTTGGAAGAGGCCACTGGGCTCAAGCTTTTCCGCAAGAGGGGTCGACAAGTGGTGCTCACAGAGTCCGGCGCAGAACTCTTCCAATATGCCCATCGCCTCTTCGAGCTGGAAAGGGAGATGGAGGCAGTGGTGGCACAGATGCACAAGCTGGAGCGTGGGGTGTTGAAGGTGTGCACAACCAAGACCTACGCCCGCTATCTCATGCCGTCTATAATGACCAGGTTTCACGCAGCCCATCCAGGCATAAAGATAGTCCTGGAAGAGGGAAGCTCATTGGAGATGTGTAGAAGCCTCCTGGAGCTCAGAAACGAGTTGGGAGTGCTGGCAAAGGTAGAAGAGACCAAGAGAATCCAGTTCATACCTTTCAGAAATGAAAGAATAGTCCTCTTTACATCTCCCCGACACCCTTTTGCCTCCAGAGAAGCAATACGCTTCTGTGACCTGGAGGGTCAGCCCGTGATCATGAAGGAAAAAGGCTCCGGCACCCATGCCTTGGTAACACAGTGTTTCGCCCGCCACGGCATGGTGCCCAATGTGCTTGTGGAAACAAGCAATGTAGATTTCATCAAAGACATGGTGAGCAAGGGGGAGGGAATTTCATTTCTGGTGGAGCAGGCTGTGCGAGAGGATGTCCGAAGGGGGCTTGTCAGCACTGTGATCCTTTTGGATCAAGACATGGAGCTTCCTGTTTTCATCGCCATAAGAGAAGCAGATAAGCTTTCCCCATCGGCCAAGGCTTTTCTGGATATACTTCTGTACATCAGGGAAGAAAAAACCTCTGGAAACTCCACGGCCTCTTCTCCAGAAGGCTGA